DNA from Actinomycetes bacterium:
GCCAGGGCGCTCAGCCCCAGCCAGCGGGCGTGGGTCACCGCCTCCAGCAGCTCGCGGGGGTAGGCCATCCAGGCGTCCAGGGAGCGCGCGTCGGCCAGGGCCGTGCCTGGGCACGATCGTCTCGACGTCCAGGGTGCTCTTGAAGCGGGCCAGGGTGTCCAGGTAGCGGGCGGGCCCACCTCCAGCAGCATCGGGGCGGTCCGTTCATGGCGCGGCTGCTGGCGATCGAGGAGGACCCCTGACGCCGAGCCGGCCACGGTCGCGGCCGGTGCGGTGACCGCAAGGGATCTCGCCGCGCTGCGCGGCTGGGCGGGTCGGCCCGCGACTTCGGCGCGGCAAGAGTCCTGGGTTGCGATGGACCGCTCTTGGAGTGCCCCGACCGGGCAGTGACCGCCTCAGCAGGTCACGTGGAGCAGGCCGATCACGGCCCCTTCGGCCTGGTTCCAGGCCGGGATGACCTCCGGTGTCGGCAGCAGCTGCACCTGGCAGCCGTGGCGCTCAAGGTAGGCAGCCGCCTCCTGCGACAGCGTGACCGTGCCGGACTGCCCCGCACCGATGAGCAGCCGCGCCGCCCCCTGCTGGTAGACGTGCTTGGCCTCGGCCAGCGAGATGGTGTGTGAGGTGCCATAGACGGCCTTGGACAGCTTCTTCTTGCGCTTCTCGACCCTGCCGCCGAGGCGAATGAGCACGTCGTGCTCGTCGTGCTCGTAGGGCTTCCCGTCGATGGTGACCGAGCCGAACCGTGTTCGGTCGATCCTTGGCTGCATCGTGCGCCTCCCCACCTCGCCTCCCATGCGGCAGGCGAGCGCGAGCCGATTCCGGACGTCGTCGCCTTGGCGGAGCTGCTGGCCGTTGATGGCCCTGGACGACGTCCTGGTCGGCATCGACAACCCCCGCAAAGCTACACCCTCGCAGGACGGCCCGGGCCTAGGCGCCGTACACGGAGGCGAAGAGGTAGCTCACCGCCAGGCTGCGGTGCGGCCGCCACGCCTCGGCGATGGCCACCACCTCGGCTTGACTGGGGAGGTGGTCGAGCCCGTACGCGCGCTGGATCGCCTTGCGGAGCGCAAGATCCCCCGGCAGCACGACGTCGTCGCGATGCAGGGCGATCGCGAGGAACCCCTCGGCGGTCCACCGGCCGACGCCCGGGACCTCGGTGAGGCGCGCCACGACCTCCTCGTCGGGGAGCCGCTCGAGCTCGGCCGGGTCGAGCCGGCCGTCTACGAACCGCTCGGCGAGCTCGCGCAGCGTCTGCACCTTGCGGCGGGACAGCCCGGCGGCCCGGATGTCCTCAGGGCTGGCGGCCAGCAGGTCCCGGGGCGTGGGCAGCTGCCCGCCGAAGCGGTCCAGAAGGCGGCCCAGCAACGTCCGCGTGACCGCCACGGAGAGCTGCTGCCCGATGACCTGGAAGATCAGCACGCCGAAGGCGTCCATCTCCGGCAGCCGCTCCAGCCACGCGTTGGGGTCGTAGTCCGGGTTCGCGTCGATCAGCGCGGCGATGACCGGGTCGGCCTCCCGCAGGGTCGCCAGCGCCGCCGTCTCGCCACCCCTCACCTGCTCGCTCACGCGACCCCTCGATCCCGTCCGCCGATCCGGACCATGCTCATCGGAGGCAGCGCCGCCGTGGCCGCCCGTATTCCTGATCGACGGGGTCCAGGAGGCCGCGGCGACCAGGGCGGCGTGAGCGACCGCCAGCCAGTCGATGGTGGGCCGGCGCGAGCAGGGCGGCCAGCAGACGCCGGCAGTGTGTCCAGGCTTGCGAGATCGCGGAGCTTGCTGGCCGTCTTCCAGGTCCTCGTCGTGGCGGCTACGCCGAGCCGCCGCTCGAGGTAAGCGTTGCTCAGCCGTGGTCCTGGCCGACCTGCGGGCCGGGGAGCCGTTCACGACCGCCATGGAGGGCTCGCCGTGCGGCTGCCGATGCCGCCGGTTGCCTGCTTCGTTGACGGCTGGTCGTGGCCGTCGAGCGCGGGACCCCGCTCGGCGACGTGCTCCGCGTGCAGGCCGTCGACGCCCGTGAGCAGTACAAGCGCGACCTGATCGAGGCCGGCGGTCGCTGCGAGGCCCTCATGCTCCAGCCGGCGGTCTTGCCCATGCCCTACGGGTGCCCCGACCCGTGGTGGCTGGCCCGGGTTGTCGCGGCGCGCTGGTGCCCTTGACAGGGAAACCTCCTGGTCACAGCCGGTTCCCGAGGTTGTCCAGGGTCGTGCCAGTAAGCACCTGTTGCCCATCGCCGTCGCCCAGGCTCGGCGGATCGCCGTGGAAACGCGCTGGTCATCGCCAGTTTGCCTATCGTCGTCCCAGGGGTGACCGGCAACGCATGGGCAAACCCACGACCAGCAGAAATGCCTCGTCGGCTGGGCCTTGCGGGCGGGTTGTGGCCGATGGCGGCCGCGCTCGGCGCCTGCAGGAACGCGCCGGTGCGCTCGGCTTCGACGACCTTGGGGCCTACCTGCAGGCCCGCTGCGACGCGGGTTACTGCGTGCCGCGGATCGCCACGGAGCTTCGGATCAGCGACTGGCAAGTGCAGGCGGCGCTGGCGCCGTCCGGGGTGCGGCTGGCGCCCCGCCGGCAGCGGCTGGCGCAGCAGCGACGCCGGTACACCGAGGAGCGGATCGCCGCCCGCGTGGCTTCGCTGGGCTTCGCCGAGGTGGGAGTCTACCTGGCCAACCGGGTCGTGGAGCAGGGGTGGCTGCTGGCGGAGGTTGGGGCGGAGCTGGGGCGCATCGGCTGACGGTGCGGCGGCTGCTGGACCGCCATGGGATCCGACGGGTACGGCGAACGCCCGCCGAGTGGGCGGCGGCTGCGGGGCGGCGAGTGCAGTCGGTGGCATGGCAGGCGCGTCGGGCGGCGCGGCTGGCGGAGCTCGGCTTCGCGGATCTGGCCGCCTACCTCCAGGCGCGCTATGTGGAGCAGGGGTGGTCGGTCAAGCGGATGCGGGCCGAGCTTCGGGTGGCCGCAGGTGGCTGATGGGGGAGTTGTCGCGACTGGGGCTACGGCCCTGACTTGGAGGTCCAACTGACCGACGCTTGGCCTGGACAGTGGGCGAGCGTGGGGCCGCAGCGGTGCTGCGGTAGGGTCGTGTCCTCGGCGTTCTTGCCCGGGTTCACAGGGTTCGAATCCTGGACACGGGGTCAACAGATGGGACTGGAGCGCGACCAGCGACTTGGACCCCCGAGCTGACTGGCCATGCCGTATCGAGATCCTGCAGGTCCGAACGTCCGTCCGCGTGAGGTTCCTGATCCGCTGGGGTACCTGAGCGGCTGGTGAACGAGTCGTGAATGAGCACGGCAGCACGATCGACCACGGTCTGCAGCCCGGCACTGGATCGTCGTCGGTGCTGGACGCTCGTCGGCGTAGGCGCACGCGTGGACGCCCCATCAGCGTGATCGAGAGGTGAGGATCCGCCGGACCGCATGCGAGGTCTTGGCCTGCTGGTCATCGTCGGAGCAAGACGGCTTCCTCGGGTATTCAAGGCGGGCCGGGCGGCCCTCCTCTCCGGTGCAGTACTTCGGTGTCGGGCGCTTGCCGTATCGACCGGGCGGCCCACCGCGCGCATGCTGTACCAGACCAACCGGTTCAAGCGGAGGAGGTACACCCATGTCCGGTCCGTTCCAACGCATGGCCCACAAGCCGCGGCGGCTGCTGGTCGGCGTCGCTGTCCTCCTGCCGCTGGTTCTGGCCGCAAGCGGCGCCGAGGCGGCCGCCTGCAAGAAGGTCAGCGGCAGCTTCACCCTCACCCCGCTCACCGGCCCGGCGTGCGTTTCGCCGGTCGGGATCTGCGCGACCGGCGCGTACAAGGGCGGCATCAAGGCCACCTCGGTGTTCACCGGGACCAGCCTGATCCAAACCGTGGACACCCCGACCACCGCGGTGGTGCTGCTGACCGGCGACAACTTGCTCACCGCCGGTGGTGGCACGCTGTCGACCAAGGACGCGATCGTGCTGCGCACCAGCGGTGCTGGCGACTTCGCCGAGGTCGACACGGTGGTGGCCGGCACCGGGCAGTGGGCTGGCGCCACCGGGGTGCTGCGCGCCCAGGGCACGTTCACCGCCACCGCCGGTGGCGGTGGCGACTACGTCGGCGAGCTCTGCACCCCTTAGGGAGCTGCGGATGGAGCTTCAGGGCAACGCGCTGGTCACCGCGGCGCCAGCGGACTTGGGCTGGCCTGTGCCCGCCGGCCGCTCCGCGACGGCGCCACCCGTCACCATCGTGGGCCGCATGGAGGGTCGGCTGCGGGCGATGCCGCCGGCGACAACCCCGGGCGACTCGAGGAGTGTCTCGCGGCTCGAAGATCAGCAAGAATCGTGGCCGTGGATCAGCCGGCGCCGCCGACGGGGGACTTCGATGTCAGGCACTGGGAGAGCATCCCATGGGGTCAGCCACACTTCGCATCCGGCTGCTGGGTGAGCTGGACCGAGTCCGACGCCCCATGATGACGCGACCTTGGTGAGGATCCTTGCCTGGACCGCGACGACGGCGCCATCGAATGGATCGCTCACGACAACGCGTCGATGCGTCGGCTTGCCGATCCCTCGGGAACCTCCGCCGGCCGCGCGCCTGCTCCGAGACCTGCCGGACCTGGCCGCAGGGCAGGTGTAACAGACAGCCGGCCAGCCGGGACTACTGACCCAATCACGGTCGCAACAGCGACGGCCGCCACACCGTAGCCCGGAGGTTGCTATGCCTGAGCTGTCGTTGGCCGCTGTCGCGGCCGTGGCGGCCGTCGCCTTCCTTGTCCCGCTGCTCCTCGGCCTGGCCCCCGGCCTGCGCCTGCCCTCGGTGGTGCTGGAGATCGTGATCGGGATCGTGCTCGGCCCCTCGGTGCTCGGCTGGGTCCGGGTCGACGTGCCGCTCCAGGTGCTGTCGATCCTGGGCCTGGCGTTCCTGCTGTTCCTGGCCGGCCTCGAGGTCGACGTTGACCACCTGCGCGGCAAGCTGCTCGGCCTGGTCGCCACCGGCTTCGCCGTGTCGTTTGCCATCGGGCTCGCCGTCTCCGCCGGCCTGGCGGCGGTCGGGCTGGTGGACACCCCGCTGCTGGTTGCGATCATCCTGACCGCGACCTCGCTTGGGGTGGTCATCCCGGTACTTAAGGACGCCGGACAGGTCGAGTCGGACTTCGGCCAGCTGGTGATCGCGGCGGCCTCGATCGCCGATTTCGGTGCGGTGATCCTGCTGTCGCTGTTCTTCTCTCGGGAGGCGACCGGGCCGGGGGCGCAGCTGCTGCTGATCGGCGGCCTGGTGCTGCTGGCGGTCGGGGTCGGCGTCGGTGTGGCCAGGGCGGGCCGCTCGCTCCGCCTGTCGGCGGACCTCGGCCGGCTGCAGGACTCCAGCGCCCAGATCCGGGTGCGCGGCGCCGTCCTGCTCCTCGCCCTGCTGGTCTTGGTCGCCCAGCGGCTCGGGCTGGAGACAATCCTGGGCGCCTTCCTGGCCGGAGCGATCCTCAGGGTCGTCGACCGGGACGAGATGATGACCCACCCGAGGTTCCGGATGAAGCTGGAAGCCCTCGGCTACGGGTTCCTGGTGCCGTTCTTCTTCGTGGTCAGCGGGGTGCGCTTCGACCTCCGGGCGCTCACCGGTGACCCGGCCAACCTGCGCCTGGTCCCTGTGTTCCTCGCCATGCTGCTGATCGTCCGCGGCCTGCCAGCCCTGCTGTACCGGTCTCGCGTGGGAAGCCGCCGCACCGTCGCCCGCAGCCCCCGGCGCGACGC
Protein-coding regions in this window:
- a CDS encoding DNA-3-methyladenine glycosylase 2 family protein; its protein translation is MSEQVRGGETAALATLREADPVIAALIDANPDYDPNAWLERLPEMDAFGVLIFQVIGQQLSVAVTRTLLGRLLDRFGGQLPTPRDLLAASPEDIRAAGLSRRKVQTLRELAERFVDGRLDPAELERLPDEEVVARLTEVPGVGRWTAEGFLAIALHRDDVVLPGDLALRKAIQRAYGLDHLPSQAEVVAIAEAWRPHRSLAVSYLFASVYGA
- a CDS encoding cation:proton antiporter; its protein translation is MPELSLAAVAAVAAVAFLVPLLLGLAPGLRLPSVVLEIVIGIVLGPSVLGWVRVDVPLQVLSILGLAFLLFLAGLEVDVDHLRGKLLGLVATGFAVSFAIGLAVSAGLAAVGLVDTPLLVAIILTATSLGVVIPVLKDAGQVESDFGQLVIAAASIADFGAVILLSLFFSREATGPGAQLLLIGGLVLLAVGVGVGVARAGRSLRLSADLGRLQDSSAQIRVRGAVLLLALLVLVAQRLGLETILGAFLAGAILRVVDRDEMMTHPRFRMKLEALGYGFLVPFFFVVSGVRFDLRALTGDPANLRLVPVFLAMLLIVRGLPALLYRSRVGSRRTVARSPRRDAAPPSELWNADGFRGATLRLGELVGVPG